A part of Thermoanaerobaculia bacterium genomic DNA contains:
- the cyoE gene encoding heme o synthase has protein sequence MSSRPLAAAQASGRVRPGDFVTLAKLRVNTLVLVTTALGYLLARRTFDAWTLFHAILGTGLVAASAAAFNQIWERDLDAKMRRTAQRPLAAGRMEVAPAALFAFTLAFAGLAQLSIGVNLLSAAIAAATLLLYVLVYTPMKRVTSLATIVGAVPGALPPVIGWAAAGGGLAPGAWVLFAILFFWQMPHFLSIAWLYRADYARAGFPMLPVIEPDGASTGRQAALYAATLVPVSLALSTLRVTGPVYSAGAVVCGIAFSAAAVVFALRRTTASARWLFAASILYLPALLLLAFLDGGHP, from the coding sequence ATGAGCTCGCGTCCTCTCGCCGCCGCCCAGGCCTCGGGCCGCGTCCGGCCCGGCGACTTCGTCACGCTCGCGAAGCTCCGCGTGAACACGCTCGTCCTCGTGACCACGGCGCTCGGATACCTTCTCGCGCGGCGCACGTTCGACGCGTGGACGCTCTTCCACGCGATCCTCGGCACCGGCCTCGTCGCCGCGTCGGCCGCCGCCTTCAACCAGATCTGGGAGCGCGATCTCGACGCGAAGATGCGGCGGACCGCGCAGAGGCCCCTCGCGGCGGGACGGATGGAGGTCGCGCCGGCGGCGCTCTTCGCCTTCACGCTCGCCTTCGCGGGGCTCGCCCAGCTGTCGATCGGCGTGAATCTCCTGTCGGCGGCGATCGCGGCGGCCACGCTCCTCCTGTACGTCCTGGTCTACACGCCGATGAAGCGCGTGACCTCGCTCGCGACGATCGTCGGCGCCGTCCCGGGGGCCCTTCCGCCGGTCATCGGGTGGGCGGCCGCGGGCGGCGGGCTCGCTCCCGGCGCCTGGGTGCTGTTTGCGATCCTGTTCTTCTGGCAGATGCCGCACTTCCTGTCCATCGCGTGGCTCTACCGCGCCGACTACGCGCGCGCCGGATTCCCGATGCTCCCGGTGATCGAGCCCGACGGGGCCTCGACGGGACGGCAGGCGGCGCTGTACGCGGCGACACTCGTGCCGGTATCGCTCGCGCTCTCGACGCTCCGCGTCACCGGCCCCGTCTACTCGGCGGGAGCCGTCGTCTGCGGCATCGCGTTTTCGGCCGCCGCGGTCGTCTTCGCGTTGCGGCGGACGACCGCTTCGGCGCGATGGCTCTTCGCGGCGTCGATCCTCTATCTTCCGGCGCTGCTGCTCCTGGCGTTCCTGGACGGAGGGCACCCGTGA
- a CDS encoding COX15/CtaA family protein yields MAAAAFPRGLAAAAKALVAATFLLVIAGGLVTSTGSGLSVPDWPTTYGQNMFTFPPSKWVGGIRFEHSHRLIAATVGMLTVAFAVWAWAARAPRSVKVLSAAAVAAVVVQGVLGGLTVKYLLPTPISVAHACLAQSFFSLTLVLAIVTSKGWRESAAPVSFSPRERAGLAAGLLALAAVFVQLVLGAWMRHSDAGLAIPDFPASFGRLVPDHWDAKIAVHFAHRAWAVVVAAAIFTAALVIRRVRRDRAPRRVAAALSALLPVQMALGALSIWSRKAVPLTVAHQTVGALILAGTAALSLSLARSEAAREAALGTPARSAVTA; encoded by the coding sequence GTGGCGGCAGCGGCTTTCCCCCGGGGACTGGCGGCGGCGGCCAAGGCGCTGGTTGCCGCCACGTTCCTGCTCGTCATCGCCGGAGGACTCGTGACGTCGACCGGGTCCGGGCTTTCGGTTCCCGACTGGCCGACGACGTACGGCCAGAACATGTTCACGTTCCCGCCCTCGAAGTGGGTGGGCGGGATCCGGTTCGAGCACTCGCACCGGCTGATCGCCGCGACGGTCGGGATGCTGACCGTCGCCTTCGCCGTCTGGGCCTGGGCAGCGCGGGCGCCGCGGAGCGTCAAGGTCCTCTCGGCCGCGGCGGTCGCGGCCGTCGTCGTGCAGGGCGTGCTCGGCGGGTTGACCGTGAAGTACCTCCTGCCGACGCCGATCTCCGTCGCTCACGCCTGCCTCGCGCAATCCTTCTTCTCCCTGACGCTCGTCCTGGCGATCGTCACGTCGAAGGGGTGGCGGGAGAGCGCCGCGCCGGTCTCCTTCTCTCCGCGCGAGAGGGCGGGTCTGGCGGCGGGCCTTCTCGCGCTCGCCGCGGTCTTCGTCCAGCTCGTCCTCGGCGCCTGGATGCGGCACAGCGACGCGGGGCTCGCGATTCCCGATTTTCCCGCCTCTTTCGGCCGCCTCGTCCCGGACCACTGGGACGCGAAGATCGCCGTCCACTTCGCGCATCGCGCCTGGGCCGTCGTCGTCGCCGCCGCCATTTTCACGGCGGCCCTCGTCATCCGCCGGGTCCGGCGCGACCGGGCGCCGCGGCGGGTGGCGGCGGCGCTCTCGGCGCTCCTTCCGGTGCAGATGGCGCTGGGCGCGCTCTCGATCTGGTCGCGCAAGGCGGTGCCGCTGACGGTCGCGCACCAGACGGTCGGGGCGTTGATCCTCGCGGGGACGGCGGCCCTTTCGCTGTCGCTCGCGCGGAGCGAGGCGGCACGGGAGGCGGCGCTCGGAACGCCCGCCCGTTCGGCGGTGACGGCATGA
- a CDS encoding lysophospholipid acyltransferase family protein translates to MSVGATAASVAVSAALHAYDLTWRTESLHRGRWTGMRDSGEPFVFALWHGRMLVPIWEHRGQGVATMASKSKDGEIIARWLAGHGYLPVRGSTKKGGARGVVQLARFLAQGHPAALTVDGPKGPPRIVQEGIVTLARRAGAWILPVSAAATRPRFLKSWDRYLVPRAFSKNFVVYGEPFRIGREDDASACERIKTAIDAATAEADRLAGVTPPPPW, encoded by the coding sequence ATGAGCGTGGGGGCCACCGCCGCGAGCGTCGCCGTTTCCGCCGCTCTTCACGCTTACGACCTCACCTGGCGCACCGAATCGCTCCATCGCGGGCGCTGGACGGGCATGCGCGATTCGGGTGAGCCGTTCGTGTTCGCGCTGTGGCACGGGCGGATGCTCGTGCCGATCTGGGAGCACCGCGGCCAGGGGGTCGCGACGATGGCGTCGAAGTCGAAGGACGGCGAGATCATCGCGCGCTGGCTCGCGGGACACGGCTACCTTCCCGTGCGCGGCTCGACGAAGAAGGGGGGCGCGCGCGGCGTCGTCCAGCTCGCGCGCTTCCTCGCGCAGGGCCACCCCGCGGCCCTCACCGTGGATGGTCCGAAGGGGCCGCCGCGCATCGTGCAGGAGGGGATCGTCACGCTCGCCCGCCGCGCGGGCGCTTGGATCCTCCCCGTGTCGGCGGCCGCGACTCGGCCGAGATTCCTGAAGTCGTGGGACCGCTACCTCGTCCCGAGAGCCTTCTCGAAGAACTTCGTCGTCTACGGCGAGCCGTTTCGCATCGGCCGCGAGGACGATGCCTCGGCCTGCGAGCGGATCAAAACGGCGATCGACGCCGCGACGGCGGAGGCGGATCGACTGGCCGGCGTGACCCCACCGCCGCCCTGGTAG
- a CDS encoding DUF420 domain-containing protein gives MIPYDSLPAVNAGLNALCAVLLLIGFAFIRSRNVAAHRRTMKTAFVVSVLFLVSYLTYHSHAGVHRYPGTGAVRSVYLAILATHTVLAAAVVPLVLRTLHLANRGRFVEHRRIARWTLPIWFYVSVTGVVVYLMLYRPLGSWRGDPSSRAGACLPAAGLTHAAAGKPRPRAGRPVSRRARASPRLTTDGSERHGAIASPRTR, from the coding sequence TTGATCCCCTACGACTCCCTCCCGGCGGTGAACGCGGGGCTCAACGCGCTGTGCGCGGTCCTGCTCCTGATCGGCTTCGCCTTCATCCGGAGCCGCAACGTTGCCGCCCATCGGCGGACGATGAAGACCGCGTTCGTCGTCTCGGTCCTCTTCCTCGTGAGCTACCTGACGTATCACTCGCACGCCGGCGTCCACCGCTATCCGGGCACGGGCGCCGTGCGCTCGGTCTATCTCGCGATCCTCGCGACCCACACGGTGCTGGCGGCGGCGGTCGTGCCGCTCGTCCTCCGCACGCTCCATCTCGCCAACCGCGGCCGCTTCGTCGAGCACCGGCGGATCGCGCGCTGGACGCTGCCGATCTGGTTCTACGTGTCGGTGACGGGCGTCGTGGTCTATCTCATGCTCTACCGGCCGTTGGGGAGTTGGCGCGGTGATCCATCGAGCCGGGCGGGCGCGTGCCTGCCGGCCGCGGGCTTGACGCACGCCGCCGCCGGTAAGCCGCGCCCGCGGGCCGGCCGGCCCGTATCCCGCCGGGCTCGAGCCTCGCCGCGCCTGACGACCGATGGATCGGAAAGACACGGCGCGATCGCGTCGCCGAGAACTCGATGA
- a CDS encoding cbb3-type cytochrome c oxidase subunit I, with product MSEALAVAHPHGVHPAPTSFWRKYVFSLDHKVIGIQYMSYSLFMLVIGGLLAMLVRWQLAFPGRPLTFMGKIAPAGMPGGVMLPEYYNSLFTMHATIMIFFAIMPLLIGAFGNYVVPLQIGARDMAFPRLNMMSFWTAVPGAILIIASFFVEGGAAQSGWTSYAPLSAIQPKGQTLWLLALLVLGVSSLLTAVNFITTVINLRAPGMHFFRMPLTVWALFIDAILLLLALPVLSAAMIMLLFDRILHTTFFLPAGLIVSGTAWGNAGGGQPLLWQHLFWFFGHPEVYIMILPAMGIVSDVIAVFARKPIFGYRSMAYAMCAIAGLGFVVWGHHMFQSGMNPYLGTTFMISTMVIAVPSAIKTFNWLGTLWRGQIHFTTPMLNAIAFVAMFAIGGLSGIFMASTPVDIFIHDTYFIVGHIHYVLFGGSLFGAFAGLYFWYPKMFGRKMNETWGKVHFWLTFIFFNGVMFPMHILGMRGMQRRIYDYTQYAHLKGLQPLNIFMSFSAWALGTAQIILIVNFFWSLRKGERVGNNPWKSNTLEWQTTSPPPHENFAEIPVVYHGPYEYSVPGMAQDYLPQTQPASAPLASH from the coding sequence ATGAGTGAAGCCCTCGCCGTCGCCCATCCGCACGGAGTCCATCCGGCGCCGACCTCCTTCTGGCGCAAGTACGTCTTCTCCCTCGACCACAAGGTGATCGGGATCCAGTACATGAGCTACAGCCTCTTCATGCTCGTGATCGGGGGCCTGCTGGCGATGCTCGTCCGGTGGCAGCTCGCGTTCCCGGGCCGCCCGCTCACGTTCATGGGGAAGATCGCCCCGGCCGGGATGCCGGGAGGCGTGATGCTCCCGGAGTACTACAACTCCCTCTTCACGATGCACGCGACGATCATGATCTTCTTCGCGATCATGCCGTTGCTCATCGGCGCGTTCGGCAACTACGTCGTGCCGCTGCAGATCGGCGCGCGCGACATGGCGTTCCCTCGCCTGAACATGATGTCGTTCTGGACCGCGGTTCCGGGCGCGATCCTCATCATCGCGTCGTTCTTCGTCGAGGGGGGGGCGGCCCAGTCGGGGTGGACCTCCTACGCGCCGCTTTCCGCGATCCAGCCGAAGGGACAGACGCTGTGGCTCCTCGCCCTGCTGGTTCTCGGCGTCTCGTCGCTCCTGACGGCCGTCAACTTCATCACGACCGTGATCAACCTGCGCGCCCCGGGGATGCATTTCTTCCGGATGCCGCTCACGGTCTGGGCGCTCTTCATCGACGCGATCCTCCTGCTGCTCGCGCTCCCGGTGCTCTCGGCCGCGATGATCATGCTGCTCTTCGACCGGATCCTCCACACGACGTTCTTCCTTCCCGCGGGTTTGATCGTCTCGGGCACCGCGTGGGGAAACGCCGGCGGCGGGCAGCCGCTCCTCTGGCAGCACCTGTTCTGGTTCTTCGGCCACCCCGAGGTCTACATCATGATCCTCCCGGCGATGGGGATCGTCTCCGACGTGATCGCGGTCTTCGCCCGGAAGCCGATCTTCGGCTATCGCTCGATGGCCTACGCGATGTGCGCGATCGCGGGCCTCGGCTTCGTCGTGTGGGGCCATCACATGTTCCAGTCCGGCATGAACCCGTACCTCGGGACGACGTTCATGATCTCGACGATGGTCATCGCGGTCCCGTCGGCCATCAAGACGTTCAACTGGCTGGGCACCCTCTGGCGAGGGCAGATCCACTTCACGACGCCGATGCTGAACGCGATCGCCTTCGTCGCCATGTTCGCGATCGGCGGGCTCTCCGGGATCTTCATGGCGTCGACGCCGGTCGACATCTTCATCCACGACACCTACTTCATCGTCGGCCACATCCACTACGTGCTCTTCGGCGGCTCTCTGTTCGGGGCGTTCGCCGGGCTCTATTTCTGGTACCCGAAGATGTTCGGCCGCAAGATGAACGAGACGTGGGGGAAGGTGCACTTCTGGCTGACGTTCATCTTCTTCAACGGGGTGATGTTCCCGATGCACATCCTCGGGATGCGAGGCATGCAGCGTCGCATCTACGACTACACGCAGTACGCGCACTTGAAGGGTCTCCAGCCGCTCAACATCTTCATGTCGTTCTCGGCGTGGGCCCTGGGGACCGCCCAGATCATCCTGATCGTGAACTTCTTCTGGAGCCTGAGGAAGGGGGAGCGCGTCGGAAACAACCCCTGGAAGTCGAACACGCTCGAGTGGCAGACCACGTCTCCGCCGCCGCACGAGAACTTCGCCGAGATCCCCGTCGTTTACCACGGGCCGTACGAGTACAGCGTTCCAGGAATGGCGCAAGACTACCTCCCGCAGACGCAGCCCGCGTCCGCCCCTCTGGCGTCGCACTGA
- a CDS encoding heme-copper oxidase subunit III: MEAMTLTHGLETEGGVGLPDKKLGMWVFLCSEVMFFTGLIGGYIVLRFGSPMWPVPSTVLNVPLTGFNTFLLICSSVTMVLALAAIQRGDAAKMKRFLVATCLIGAGFLSVQVIEYRHLLFVEHFTPSKSLFGSVFFTTTGFHGFHVLCGVICMTFVTIKAFRGKYTQEDHQGVENIGLYWHFVDLVWIILFTVIYLI, from the coding sequence ATGGAAGCGATGACCCTGACGCACGGACTGGAGACGGAGGGAGGCGTCGGCCTTCCCGACAAGAAGCTCGGGATGTGGGTGTTCCTCTGCTCCGAGGTGATGTTCTTCACGGGGCTGATCGGGGGCTACATCGTGCTGCGGTTCGGCTCGCCCATGTGGCCGGTCCCGAGCACGGTGCTCAACGTCCCCCTGACCGGGTTCAACACGTTCCTCCTGATCTGCTCGTCGGTGACGATGGTGCTCGCGCTCGCGGCGATCCAGCGCGGCGACGCGGCGAAGATGAAGCGGTTCCTCGTCGCGACGTGCCTGATCGGCGCGGGCTTCCTGTCGGTGCAGGTCATCGAGTACCGGCATCTCCTCTTCGTCGAGCACTTCACCCCGTCGAAGAGCCTGTTCGGCTCGGTCTTCTTCACGACGACCGGTTTTCACGGATTCCACGTGCTCTGCGGCGTGATCTGCATGACGTTCGTGACGATCAAGGCGTTCCGCGGCAAGTACACGCAGGAGGACCATCAGGGGGTCGAGAACATCGGGCTGTACTGGCATTTCGTCGATCTCGTCTGGATCATCCTGTTCACGGTCATCTATCTCATCTGA
- a CDS encoding cytochrome C oxidase subunit IV family protein encodes MEIQESPSQTPHRQPRYMAIFWWLLALTVLEVLASMKLPISEGPKIVLLVSMAIVKALLVALYFMHLKFERLSLGVTISLTLVLALILVTANLMQWAFHSPSTVMPPH; translated from the coding sequence ATGGAAATCCAGGAGAGCCCCTCCCAGACGCCGCACCGCCAGCCGCGGTACATGGCGATCTTCTGGTGGCTCCTCGCGCTGACCGTCCTCGAGGTGCTCGCGTCGATGAAGCTGCCGATCTCGGAGGGCCCGAAGATCGTGCTCCTCGTCTCGATGGCGATCGTCAAGGCGCTGCTCGTCGCCCTCTACTTCATGCACCTGAAATTCGAGCGGCTGAGCCTCGGCGTGACGATCTCGCTCACGCTCGTGCTCGCGCTGATCCTGGTCACGGCGAACCTCATGCAGTGGGCGTTCCACTCGCCGTCGACCGTGATGCCCCCTCACTGA
- the lepB gene encoding signal peptidase I produces the protein MSTSEAPEAPAPPPETSRISRLLREFRQLAFIALLLFTGRSVLADWYQVPTGSMKPTILEGDRVFVLKCAYQIRVPFTSIRLFRTGSPRRGDVVVVRNPDGGAVPLVKRVVGLPGDVIRLENERLFVNGQFQKLRMHAIPADGEGPFRWVGTEDLGGRLHPVQVLPDRPAMRTFGPVRVPPGDVFVMGDNRDDSRDARYFGPRPVADLLGKAEGIFWSWHPEIFKGPRLSRFGRPFAKAPGA, from the coding sequence ATGTCGACCTCCGAGGCCCCCGAGGCTCCCGCTCCCCCTCCCGAAACCTCACGGATTTCACGCCTCCTGCGCGAGTTCCGCCAGCTGGCGTTCATCGCCCTCCTTCTCTTCACGGGCCGGTCCGTCCTCGCCGACTGGTACCAGGTCCCGACGGGATCGATGAAGCCGACGATCCTCGAAGGGGACCGCGTCTTCGTTTTGAAGTGTGCCTACCAGATCCGCGTGCCCTTCACGTCGATCCGCCTCTTCCGGACCGGCTCGCCGCGCCGCGGGGACGTCGTCGTCGTCCGGAACCCCGACGGGGGCGCGGTCCCGCTCGTCAAACGGGTCGTGGGGCTGCCGGGCGACGTGATCCGGCTCGAGAACGAGCGCCTCTTCGTCAACGGCCAATTCCAGAAGCTGCGGATGCACGCGATCCCCGCCGACGGCGAAGGCCCCTTCCGCTGGGTCGGAACGGAGGACCTCGGGGGAAGGCTCCATCCGGTCCAGGTGCTGCCCGACCGCCCCGCGATGCGCACGTTCGGGCCGGTCCGGGTCCCTCCGGGGGACGTTTTCGTGATGGGGGACAACCGTGACGACAGCCGGGACGCCCGCTACTTCGGCCCCCGGCCGGTCGCCGATCTCCTCGGAAAGGCCGAAGGGATCTTCTGGAGCTGGCATCCCGAGATCTTCAAGGGGCCCCGACTGTCGCGCTTCGGCCGCCCCTTCGCGAAGGCCCCGGGAGCCTGA
- the coxB gene encoding cytochrome c oxidase subunit II, whose product MSRRRPSWLSLIVGAATVAAPALLFAASEPSAPWRLPEEASTYAGRVDGIFNLILWITGIVFFAVEITLLVFVFKYRAKPGGRATYTHGSNRLEVIWTIIPALILVFLAVMSQDSWAYIRNHFPASGTVIDITAEQFAWNIRYPGPDGKLDTADDVVTLNQLHFPVDKPALINLHSKDVIHSFFLPEFRIKQDAVPGMTTRVWVQAKHTGHWEIACAELCGLGHYRMKGYLTVDTPEEFQKWLTETAAENTTESK is encoded by the coding sequence CCGCGAGCGAGCCGTCGGCGCCGTGGAGGCTCCCGGAGGAGGCTTCCACGTACGCCGGCCGCGTCGACGGCATCTTCAACCTGATCCTCTGGATCACCGGGATCGTCTTCTTCGCGGTCGAGATCACGCTCCTCGTCTTCGTCTTCAAGTACCGGGCGAAGCCGGGCGGGCGCGCGACTTACACGCACGGCAGCAACCGGCTCGAGGTGATCTGGACGATCATTCCCGCGCTCATCCTCGTGTTCCTCGCGGTGATGTCCCAGGACTCGTGGGCCTACATCCGGAACCACTTTCCGGCTTCCGGGACCGTGATCGACATCACCGCCGAGCAGTTCGCCTGGAACATCCGCTATCCGGGGCCGGACGGGAAGCTCGACACGGCCGACGACGTCGTGACGTTGAACCAGCTCCACTTTCCCGTCGACAAACCCGCGCTCATCAACCTGCATTCGAAGGACGTCATTCATTCCTTCTTCCTCCCCGAGTTCCGGATCAAGCAGGACGCGGTTCCGGGGATGACGACGCGCGTCTGGGTGCAGGCCAAGCACACGGGGCACTGGGAGATCGCGTGCGCCGAGCTCTGCGGGCTCGGGCACTACCGGATGAAGGGGTATCTCACCGTCGACACGCCCGAGGAGTTCCAGAAATGGCTGACGGAGACCGCCGCGGAAAACACAACGGAGTCGAAGTAA
- the mqnE gene encoding aminofutalosine synthase MqnE codes for MDALLASFRGSDLKPIAEKVAARRRLSFEDGVTLFTTRDFLGVGRLANFVREREHGNAAFFNVNRYLNPTNLCWVDCALCAWAKKVNEPGGYEMGIEECIRHAREGYSEAVTEFHIVGGLHPYWPFEYYTGLLAALKKEFPGVHLKAWTMVEIDWIARVGKRPLEDTVLALKEAGLDSCPGGGAEIFARRVRDVICKNKISGERWLEVAKVCHENGIRTNATILYGSVETFEERVDHLVRLRDLQDETGGFTGLIPLAFHPENTPLAHLPETSGQTDLRVIAASRLMLDNFPHVKAYWIQIGTKLAQVALSFGADDLVGTLVEETITHAAGAKTQIGMTRQAFEEMIRETGREPFERDSEYNRVVRAA; via the coding sequence ATGGACGCTCTGCTCGCCTCGTTCCGCGGGTCCGATCTGAAGCCGATCGCCGAGAAGGTCGCGGCGCGGCGGCGCCTCTCCTTCGAAGACGGCGTGACGCTCTTCACGACGCGCGATTTCCTCGGCGTGGGCCGGCTCGCGAACTTCGTCCGCGAGCGCGAGCATGGCAACGCCGCGTTCTTCAACGTGAACCGGTACCTCAATCCGACGAACCTCTGCTGGGTCGACTGCGCCCTCTGCGCCTGGGCGAAGAAGGTCAACGAGCCCGGCGGCTACGAGATGGGCATCGAGGAATGCATCCGCCACGCGCGGGAGGGCTACAGCGAGGCCGTCACGGAGTTCCACATCGTCGGCGGGCTGCATCCCTACTGGCCCTTCGAGTACTACACGGGCCTCCTCGCCGCGCTGAAGAAGGAGTTTCCCGGCGTCCACCTCAAGGCCTGGACCATGGTCGAGATCGACTGGATCGCACGCGTCGGCAAGCGGCCGCTCGAGGACACCGTCCTCGCGCTCAAGGAGGCCGGCCTCGATTCCTGCCCCGGCGGCGGGGCCGAGATCTTCGCGCGGCGCGTGCGGGACGTGATCTGCAAGAACAAGATCTCCGGCGAGCGCTGGCTCGAGGTGGCGAAGGTCTGCCACGAGAACGGCATCCGGACCAACGCGACGATCCTCTACGGGTCGGTCGAGACCTTCGAGGAGCGGGTCGACCACCTCGTTCGCCTCCGCGACCTCCAGGACGAGACCGGCGGATTCACGGGGCTGATTCCGCTCGCCTTCCATCCGGAGAACACGCCGCTCGCGCATCTTCCGGAGACCTCGGGTCAGACGGACCTCCGCGTGATCGCCGCCTCGCGCCTGATGCTCGATAATTTCCCCCACGTCAAGGCGTACTGGATTCAGATCGGGACGAAGCTCGCGCAGGTCGCGCTCTCCTTCGGCGCCGACGACCTCGTCGGGACCCTCGTCGAGGAGACGATCACCCATGCCGCCGGCGCGAAAACCCAGATCGGCATGACCCGTCAGGCGTTCGAGGAGATGATCCGGGAGACCGGCCGGGAACCGTTCGAAAGGGACAGCGAGTACAACCGCGTGGTCCGCGCCGCCTAA